Below is a genomic region from Passer domesticus isolate bPasDom1 unplaced genomic scaffold, bPasDom1.hap1 HAP1_SCAFFOLD_332, whole genome shotgun sequence.
GACTCCCCCGTTCCCAGCCGGGATGTACAATGGGaacggggggatttggggctcaggggtttcagggatttggggctcaGGGgtttcagggatttggggtcagggatcagggggatGTGGGGGGCCCTGACTCCCCCGTTCCCAGCCGGGATGTACAATGGGATCGGGGGCATTTGGGGCTATGGGATCAGGGGGATTTCAGGGATGTGGGGCTGTAGGATCAGGGGGATGTGGGGGGCCCTGACTCCCCCGTTCCCAGCCGGGATGTACAATGGGATCGGGCTGCCGACGCCGCGGGGCAGCGGCACCAACGGCTACGTCCAGCGCAACCTCTCGGCCCTGCGGCCCAAGAAAGGGGGGGCGGgcggggacccccccccccggcGAGGAGGAGCTGAGGCGCCTGGAGGCCGCCCTGGCCAAGAAGCCCAACGCCGACATCCTCGACCACCAGCGCAAGAGGAGGGTGGAGCTGAAATGCCTGGAGCTGGCCGAGCTCATGGAGGAACAGGGGTGAGCTCAAAACCGGGGAAAACGCcccaaaaatggccccaaacaaccccaaaatgCCCTGGGAGAAAGGGCCAAAAATGGTCTCAAAGAACAGCcctaaaaagccccaaaattccctggaaaaaagggccaaaaataccccaaaatagccccaaaaatACTAGCAAAATAGCTTGGAGAAAAGGatccaaaattccccaaaaataaccccagaataacctgtggaatggctggagctggccGAGCTCATGGAGGAACAGGGGTGAGCTCAAAACCGGGGAAAACGCcccaaaaatggccccaaacaaccccaaaataCCCTGGGAGAAAGGGCCAAAAATAGACAAAAATGGTCTCAAAGAACAGCCCCAAACACGCCCAAAATACCCTGGAAAAAAGAGCCTAAAACACAtaaaaacatccccaaaaataccccaaaccagccccaaaaGTAGTAGTAAAATAGCTTGGAGAAAACAGCCCAGAATTCACTAAAATAACCCCAAATGAACCCAAAAATAATCCATGAAATGGCTGGAGCTGGCCGAGCTCATGGAGGAGCAGGGGTGAGTTCAAAACCGGGAAAAACGCCCCAAAAGTGGccccaaacaaccccaaaataCCCTGGGAGAAAGGGCCAAAAATGGTCTCAAAGAACAGCcctaaaaagccccaaaattccctggaaaaaagggccaaaaataccccaaaatagccccaaaaatcctagcaaaatagcttggagaaaaggacccaaaattccccaaaaataaccccagaataacctgtggaatggctggagctggccGAGCTCATGGAGGAGCAGGGGTGAGttaaaaaattggggaaaacgccccaaaaatggggaaaaacagccccaaaatagCCTGAGAAAAAGagccaaaaataccccaaaatagccccaaaaataaccccaaactaCCCAAAAAAGGAAGCCCCAAATACCTGACAAACGCCCCCAAAATGggccaaaacagccccaaaatagCCTGGGAGAAAGAGCCAAAATTACCCAAAAATAGCCCCAAACTACCCAAAAAAAAGCAAGCCCCAAATACCTGAGAAAtgccccaaaaatgggaaaaatcatTGTGAAAATTGCTGGGAAAAAGAgcccaaaatacccaaaaatgGTCCCAAAAATGGCTccaaacagcccaaaaataCCCAGCGAGAACGAGCCCAAAAAGAGCCCAAACCACTCaaaaatggatttaaaaatatcccaaaaaaccccaaaataccctggggaaaaaaagcctaaATACCAAAAAATTTGCCCCgaatttcattaaaatacagtaaaaaaaatcaacctgAAATGGtcaaaaatagccccaaaaatGGCTCAAAatattgtggaaaaaaaaccgacctaaaataccccaaaacagccccaaaatagtcccaaacacccccaaaaaccctcTTCAACGCCCCCAAATTCCCTttaaaccccccaaattccccttcagtccccccaagcccctcaggacccctccccaaattcggGGTCCCTCCCAATTTTCCCCTCagaccccaaaaattccctcttaaaccccaaaaattctcctttagaccccaaaaatcccctttaaaccccaaaaattcctctttaagccccaaaattcccctttaaaccccaaaaattcccctttAGACCCCCtcaatcccccccaaatttcccccaaatcccccccaggcCCTTCaggccccctccccaaattcggGGTCCCTCCTgatcccccattttccccctcaaaccccaaaaattcccctttaaacaccaaaaatcccctttaaaccccccaaattcttctttagaccccaaaaatcccctttaaaccccaaaaatcctccttaaatccccccaaaatccccccaaatttccccccaaatcccctcaggccccctccccaaattcggggtcccccctgaccccccattttcccccctcaaacccccccaaatctctctttaaaccccaaaaattcccctttagaccccaaaaatcctcctgGAATCCCCctaaattccccaaatccccccaaatttcccccaaatcccccccagacccctcaggccccctccccaaattcaggccccccctgaccccccatttccccccccccccaaaatcccccttaaaccccaaaaaccccattaaaccccccaaaaatcccctctaaaccccaaaaatccccccaaatcccccccaggccccctccccaaattcaggGTCCCTCCTGacccccccccattttccctttcaaaccccaaaatcccccttaaaacccccccaaaaatcccctttaaaccccaaaaatcctctttaaacccccaaaatcccccttaAACCCCctcaatcccccccaaaatccccaaatttcccccaaacccccccagccccctccccaaattcacccccCCCTTTGTGCAGCTACTCGGCCGAGGAGATCGAGGCCAAGGTGGCCACGTTCCGCACCATGCTGCTGGAGAAGGACGAGGGGCCCGGCGAGCCCGAGCAGAAACCCACGTGAGACACCCCTCATTAGCTTAATTGCCTTAATTAGCCGCTCCTTAACGAGCTCCGGGTGATTgggaggggctttgggggggaaaaagggatttttgggggggaaaaatgggatttttggggtgatctGAGTGGaaatttgggttattttgggttgTTAGTAGCCAGGTGAGGTCATTAATTATCTTAATTGCCTTAATTAGCTGCTCCTTAACGACCTCGGGGTGattgggagggggtttgggggagaaaaaagggatttttgtgaggagaaatgggatttttggggtgatctGAGTGGAaattggggttattttgggatTGTTCATAGCCACCAGAGACTCCTAATTACCTTCATTACCTTAATTAGCCGCTCCTTAACGAGCTCCGGGTGattgggagggggtttgggggggaaaaaagggatttttgggggggaaaaatgggatttttggggtgatttgagcagaaattggggtttttttgggttgttaGTAGCCAGGTGAGGTCATTAATTATCTTAATTGCCTTAATTAGCTGCTCCTTAACGAGCTCCGGGTGattgggagggggtttgggggagaaaaaagggatttttgtgaggagaaatgggatttttggggtgatctGAGTGGAaattggggttattttgggatTGTTCATAGCCACCAGAGACTCCTAATTACCTTCATTACCTTAATTAGCCGCGCCTTAACGAGCTCCGGGTGATTGGGAAGGgctttgggggggaaaaaagggatttttgggggggaaaaatgggatttttggggtgatctGAGCGGAaattggggttattttgggatTGTTAGTAGCCAGGTGAGGTCATTAATTATCTTAATTAGCCGCTCCTTAACGAGCTCCGGGTGATTgggaggggctttgggggggaaaaaagggatttttgggggggaaaaatgggatttttggggtgatctGAGTGGAaattggggttattttggggttgTTCATAGCCACCAGAGACTCCTAATTACCTTCATTACCTTAATTAGCCGCTCCTTAACGAGCTCCGGGTGATTGGGAAGGgctttgggggggaaaaaagggatttttgggggggaaaaatgggatttttggggtgatctGAGTGGAaattggggttattttgggatTGTTAGTAGCCAGGTGAGCTCATTAATTAGCTTAATTAGCCGCTCCTTAACGAGCTCCGGGTGattgggaggggtttggggggggaaaaaatggatttttgggggggggggaaatgggatttttggggtgatttgagcagaaattggggtttttttgggttgttaGTAGCCAGGTGAGGTCATTAATTATCTTAATTGCCTTAATTAGCTGCTCCTTAACGAGCTCCGGGTGattgggaggggtttggggggggaaaatggatttttgtgaggagaaatgggatttttggggtgatctGAGTGGaaatttgggttattttgggttgTTAGTAGCCAGGTGAGCTCATTAATTAGCTTAATTAGCCGCTCCTTAACGAGCTCCGGGTGattgggagggggtttgggggggaaaaaagggattttttgggggggaaaaatgggattttttggggtgatcTGAGTGGAaattgggttattttggggttgTTCATAGCCACTAGAGACTCCTAATTACCTTCATTACCTTAATTAGCCGCTCCTTAACGAGCTCCGGGTGattgggagggggtttggggggggaaaaaagggatttttgggggggaaaaatgggatttttggggtgatctGAGTGGAaattggggttattttgggatTGTTCATAGCCACCAGAGACTCCTAATTACCTTCATTACCTTAATTAGCCGCTCCTTAACGAGCTCCGGGTGAttggagggggtttggggggaaaaaagggatttttgggggggaaaaatgggatttttggggtgatctGAGTggaaattggggtttttttgggttgttaGTAGCCAGGTGAGTTCATTAATTAGCTTAATTAGCCGCTCCTTAACGAGCTCCGGGTGattgggagggggtttggggggggaaaaaagggatttttgggggggaaaaatgggatttttggggtgatctGAGTGGAaattggggttattttggggttgTTCATAGCCACTAGAGACTCCTAATTACCTTCATTACCTTAATTAGCCGCTCCTTAACGAGCTCCGGGTGattgggagggggtttggggggggaaaaagggatttttgggggggaaaaatgggatttttggggtgatctGAGTGGAaattggggttattttggggttcTTAGCCAGGTGAGCTCGTTAATTACCTTAATTAGCCGCTCCTTAACGAGCTCTGGGTGATTGGGAGgaggtttgggggggaaaaaagggattcTTTGGACATtttaggcaaaaaaaccccaattttttgagggaaaaaagaattttttggcattttaggcaaaaaaaccccaatttttgaggggaaaaagagaataTTTGGGGCATTTTAGGCAAAAAAACCTCCatatttttgagggaaaaaagagaattttctgGACGTcttaagcaaaaaaaaccccattttttgagggaaaaaagagaattttttttggcattttaggcaaaaaaaaccccaatttttgagcgaaaaaagagaattttttggcATTTTAGGCAAAAAAACCGCAGTTTTTGAgtggaaaaaagagaattttgtgGGCGTCTTAGGCAAAAAGACCCCAAATTTTCTgagggaaaagagagaatttttttggcattttaggCAAAAAACCACACATTTTTTGAGAGAATAAAGAGAACTTCTTGTGcattttaagcaaaaaaaaaacccattttttgagggaaaaaaagagaattttttgaGCATTTTAGgcaaaaaaccccttttttttgagggaaaaaagagaattttctgAACGTCTTAAGCAAAAAAAACACCAtgtttttgagggaaaaaagagaattttctgGATGTcttaagcaaaaaaacccccattttttgagggaaaaaacaatttttttggacattttaggcaaaaaaacccccttttttggggaaaaaagagaaattttttttggcattttaggCAAAAGACCACAcattttttgagaaaataaagagaactttttgtgcattttaagccaaaaaaccccatttttttgATGGGAAATAAGAGAATTTTCTGGATGTcttaagcaaaaaaaccccatgttttTGAGcgaaaaaagagaatttttttggcattttaggcaaaaaaaccccattttttgagggaaaaaagagaattttttttttgcattttaggcaaaaaacccacacattttttgagaaaataaagagaactttttgtgcattttaagcaaaaaaaccccattttttgagggaaaaaaaaaattttggaaGGGATTTGCATGGAAGCGGGGAGTTTATTGGCTGGCTGGTGTCTGTGACCGTTGGGATTAATTAATTACGCTAATTAGGGGCACGGAGACGCACCAGCTGGCCGAGGCTAACGAGCGCAAGAACGAGCGGCTGCGCGCCGCCTTCGGCATCAGCGACTCCTACGTGGACGGCAGCGCCTTCGACCCCGCccgcagggccagggaggggccccccgagccccccgagccccccaggTACCCCACAACCACGgggaaacaccccaaaaatgtcacgggaaacacagaaaaaatccccaaaaattaccccaaaaaacGCCAaaaatttaccccaaaaaatgccaaaaatcctgaaaaatttACCCTAAAAACCTCAATGAATTCATCCCAAGGAGCTCGTCCCGAGCCCCCCAGGTACCCCAAAACACAgggaaacaccccaaaaatgtggggagaaaaaatcaaaaaaatcccaaaaatttaCCCCAGAAAATGCTAAAAGTCCCAAaaaatttaccccaaaaaacctcaatAAATTCATCCCAAGGAGCCCCTCCCGAGCCCCCCAGGTACCCCAGGAACATGGGAAAGCACCCCAAAAATGTGGGgagaaaaactcaaaaaaaatccccaaaaatttacccaaaaatacccaaaatctgccaaaaaaaggacaaaaattgcaaaaaaaaaaggaaaaaaattcacctCAAGGAGCCCCACTCAGAGCCCCCCAGGTACCCCAAAACCACGGGAAACacccaaaaatgggggggaaaaaatcaaaaaaatccccaaaaatttaccccaaaaaacGCCAaaaatttaccccaaaaaatccccgaGATCTgacaaaaaaaggacaaaaattgcaaaaaaaaatggCAAGAAATTCACCCCAAAGAGTCCTCCCCGgagcccctgagccccccaggtaccccaaaaccacagggaaacaccccaaaaatgtgggggaaaaaatcaaaaaaatccccaaaaatttaccccaaaaaatgcaaaaatcccgaaaaatttaccccaaaataccccaataAATTCATCCCAAGGAgcccctccgagccccccagGTACCCCAAAACACAgggaaacaccccaaaaatgtcacgggaaacagaaaaaaatccccaaaaatttaccccaaaaaatgccaaaaatttaccccaaaaaatgccaaaaatcctgaaaaatttaccccaaaaaaaCGCAAAATATTCATCCCAAGGAgcccctccgagccccccagGTACCCCAGAAACACGGGAAAGCACCCCAAAAATGTGGGgagaaaaactcaaaaaaatcccacaaaatttaccccaaaaaatccccgaAATCTGccaaaaaaaggacaaaaattgcaaaaaaaaatggcaaaaaattcACCCCCCAAGTCCCCAggtaccccaaaaccccccaaaaatcccccaaaaatctcccaaaatctGCTCAAAGCCCCCCAAAAAGTCTCTCTAAAAACCCCAATCTTCCCAAAAACCCCCCTGagatcccccaaaattcccaaaaatgcccaaattcccccaaaaatccctcaaatcccccaaaaatctcccaaaatctACTCAAAGCCCCCCAACAAATCTctctaaaaaccccaaaatccctaaaACCCCCCTAAAgtcctcccaaaattccccctaaaaaccccaaaatcccccaaatccccccaaaatccccaaatttccccaaaaatctcccaaaatctgctcaaatcctccaaaacccaaaaaaaatctctctaaaaaagcccaaacctccccaaaaccccccaaaatcccccctaaaaaccccaaactcccccaaatttccccaaaacccccaaaaatctctttaaaaaaaaaccccaaaattcccccaaaagcCTCAAATCTCCCGAATTTCCCCAAAATCGCctaaaaatctcccaaaatccactcaaatccccccaaaaaatctcttaaaactccaaacctccccaaaaacccccctaaaatccccccaaaattcctcctaAAAACCtcaaactgccccaaatccccccaaaaacccccaaatttccctaaaaatctcccaaaatctactcaaaccccccaaaaaatctctctaaaaaccccaaaatccctaaaatccccctaaaaaccccaaaatcaacccaaatcccccccaaacctccccaaaatctcccagaAATCTTCCAAAATCTGCTCACAAATCCCCCCAGAACCCAAAAAAAACTctctaaaaaccccaaaattcccccaaacccccctaaaatccccccaaatcccccctgaaacccccaaatttccccaaaaatctcccaaaatctgctcaaatcccccaaaaatctctctaaaaacccccaaacctccctaaaaaaaccccaaaacccaaaaaaatctctctaaaaaccccaaaattcccccaaacctcccccaaacccccctaaaatccccccaaaattccccctaaaaaccccaaaatcccccaaatctccccaaatttccccaaaatgccCCGAATTTTGTGTCCCCAGCGCTGCCCCCGAGGAGTCGAGCTCGCGCTCGCCGTCCCCCaagcagaagaagaagaagaagaagaaggatcGGGGCAggtgggggaaatttgggggaaaaatgggaattttgggggttttgggggaaatttggggatttggggggaattttgggggaaatttgggaattttacgtgaaattttgggaattctgggtgaaattttgggaattttggggggaatttggggagttttgggggaaatttggggaattttggggtgaattttgggggaaatttgggaattctgggggaattttggggaatttgggggaaatttggggattttggggggaatttgggaattttggaggaaattttgggaattttggggggaatttggggagttttggaggaaattttgggggaatttggggattttgggaaaaatttgggaattttggggaaaatttggggaattttggggtgaattttgggaaatttgggaattttggaggaaattttgggaattttgtggTGAATTTTGAGGATtgtgggggaaatttgggaattttggtggaaatttgggggaaatttgggacttttgggggaaatttgggaattctgggctGAATtctgggggaaatttgggaatttttggggaaatgttgggaattttgggggaaattttgggggaaattttggggaaaatttgggggaaattttggggaaaatttgggaggtttgggggaaattttgagGAAATGTGGGAATtgtgggggaaatttggggaattctgggaaatttgggggaattttgggaagttggggtggattttgggggttttggggggaatttgggcaGATTTGGAGGTGGAATATACagaattttgggtggaattttggaatttcaggtggattttgggtggaattttgggggttttacgtgggatttggggatttttgaggattttgggtggaattttggagattttgggtgaattctgggtggaattttggggattttgggtgggatttgaggaatttggggtggaatttggggatgTTTGAGGATTTCgggtggaattttgggtggaattttggggatttcgGGTCTCCCCTCCCCCAGGTCCGCCAGCCGCTCCggggagaggaagaagagcAAGAAGAAGAAGCACAGGTGAGGGGGCGTGGCCTGGCAGCCGGGGGGCGTGgcctgccagcccagggggCGTGGCCAAACCACACGGGGGCGCGGCCACCAGGGGGCAGCACCCGCGTGCTAGGCTAAAAATGGGCGTGGCCAAGATGAGGAGGGGCGTGGCTTCAGGACATAAATTGTGCTACAAAGGGGGCGTGGCCTCGCTAAACCCCGCCCATTTCCCCTCCCCCCAGGTCTGAATCCGAGGCCAAGAAGCGAAAGCACCGGTAAGGAGGGGgaggggcagctgagggggTGGGCGTGGTCTCAGGGTGGGCGTGGCCTCCCTGCTGACATCACCGCCCCTCCCCCAGCTCGCCCAGCCCCAAGGCCAAGCACAAGGCCAAGGAGAAGAAGCGCAAGCGGTAAGCCCCgccccctctcccctcccccacTAATAACCCCTCCCCCACCTGACCTGTGCCGCCCCTCCCCCCGCAGCTCCACCAGCCAATCGCAGAAGCCGGAGCGCTCTTCCTCCCCGGccggctcctcctcctcctcgggctcctcccgcagcaggtgagcccctccccccacccctcccccgcACTCAAACCCCTCCCCCCAgcgcccctccccccacccacgcccctccccccgcccccgcaGGTCCCGCAGCGCCGcggccccgaccccgaccccggcGCCGGCGCAGCAGCGCCGCGAGGAAGAGGagccggcgccgccgccgccttcGGCCTCACCTGCCtccgccgccccctcccccgCCGCAGGTGAGCGccgggggggcggggcctgggGGACTCGGGGGGGAGGGGCTTCCCGCTCGATTGACAGCTGTCTCTTCCCCGTCCCTCTCCCGGCAGGAGCCGCAGCCGGAGCCGCTCGCGCCGCCGTCCCCGGCGCCGTCCCCCGGCGTCGCcgccgcggagccgccgcccgtgagccccgcccccagccccgccccctccccgccccctCCCCCGAAACGCTCCGCCCCTCCCcctccatcctcatcctcctcgcgCCGCTCCCgatcccgctcccgctcccgctcgcGCTCGCGGCGCCGCGCCCCCCGCAGCTCGCGGcgctcccgctcccggccccgctcccggcaccgccgctcccgctccccGCCCGCGGCACCGCCGCTCGCGCTCCCGCACGCCGCTCTGGACGCCGGCCGGCGCCTCGCCGCTGCGCTGGCCCGGCACGGCGCTGGGGACCCCCCTGACCCTGCCCAACAGCATCCCCACCTCCGGCAGCGCCCGCCTGCGCTCGCGGTCCCGCTCGCGGCGCCGGTCCCGCTCGCGGCGCCGATCGCGGTCGCGGCGCTGGGGACGCTCGCGGTCGCGGTCGCGCTCCCCGCCGCCGATCCCGCTCCACGCTGAGGCGGTCACGGTCACCCTTGAGGAGATCCCGGTCGCCATTCCGGCGGTCCCGCTCGCCAATCCGGCGATCCCGCTCCCCGTTCCGGCGGTCGCGGTCGCCGCTTCCGCCGGTCGCGGTCGCCCCTGCGTCGGTCGCGGTCGCCGATCCGGCGTTCGCGCTCCcgcgccgctcccgctcccCGGCGCCGCtcgcgctcccgccgccgctccccgctcGCCGCTGCGGCGCTCCCCGCtcgcgccgccgctcccgctcgCCCTCCCCGTCCCCggagcgccgccgccgcccgccgcgggGGCACCGCGCGCCGCAGCCGCTCGGAGTCCTCCGGCAAGTCGCGGCGCGGCGCGTCCCGCCGGAGCCGCTCGCTGTCCTCGCCGCTGGCCAAGAAacggccgcggccccgcgggTCCCGCTCGGCGTCGCCGCGGCGGCGCCGCAGCCGCagcccctccccctcccccgcGCCCTCCCCCGCCCCGCCCAGCGTCACCAAGGCCCCCTCCCCCCCCGTCCCCGCCCGCCCCAAGTGGGTGCCGCTGGCCGAGCTGCCCCCGGCGGCGCCGCGGGTGGCACCGGGGGTGACACCGGGGGTGGCACCGGGGGCGGCCGGCCGCCTCCAAGTGGGTCCCCATAGGGGGGGCGCAGCCCCTCCCCCCACAGCCGGCGCCGCCCGGCACCGAGGGGGGGGCGGCGGCCACCAAGGCCACCCCCGAGGCCACCAGGGCCACCCCCGAGGCCACCAAGGCCACCCCCGAGGGGACAGTGGGTGGCACGGTGCCGACGGCGGCTGAGGAGAAGCCGCCCGCGGTGGccgaggggacaccgggggccACCAAAGCGGGCTCAGGTGACACCAAAGTGGCCTCAGGTGACACCAAAGTGGCTGTAAGTGACACCAAAACGCCCACAGGTGACACCAAAGTGGCCTCAGGTGACACCAAGATGGCCGCAGGTGACACCAAGGTGGCTTTGAACGACACCAAGGTGGCCAACGGTGACCCCAGAGCCGCCGCGGGTGACGCCAAGGCGCCGGTGTCCCCCTCCCAGCCCGCCCCCAAGGCCGTGTCCCCAACTGTCCCCAAGCTGGAGGTGACACCCGCGCCCCTCCCCAAGGCCACGCCCCCGTCCCCGACCGTCCCCAAGTCCCCGGTGCCACCCCCCGACCCCAAACCCGCGCTGTCCCCAACCGTCCCCAAATCCCCGGCGCCGCCCCCCGAGCCCAAAGCCACCCCTGTgtctgtccccaaagtgtccccaacgCCGCCCCCCGACCCCAGACCCGCTGCCGCCCCGTCCCCCCGCGCGTCCCCGACGCCCTCCCGGCTGTCCCCGCGCTCGGGGACCTTGGGGACCTTGGGgacgccgccgccgccgcccccggggctgccgcggGCGCTGGCGCGGCCGCCCggtgccaccctggggacactggggacactggggacgcTGCTGCCCGCCGCCCGCCTCAGCCTGCCCTCCTCGCCCGTGGCCGCCTCGGCGCTGCCGCCCGTGTCCCTTGTCACCAAGGCCACCCCGCCCCGGCTGGCCAGCGCCAAGGGCGCGCCGCCCGACGTCCCCAGGGGCGGCGGCGCTGTCACCAAGGCCACCGCGGCGGCTGCGGCCACCAAGGGCGGCGCGGGGGTGGACAGCaagggtggcactgccaccaaCGTGGACAGCAAGGCCAC
It encodes:
- the LOC135292394 gene encoding LOW QUALITY PROTEIN: serine/arginine repetitive matrix protein 2-like (The sequence of the model RefSeq protein was modified relative to this genomic sequence to represent the inferred CDS: deleted 1 base in 1 codon), which produces MYNGIGLPTPRGSGTNGYVQRNLSALRPRKGGRAGTPPPGEEELRRLEAALAKKPNADILDHQRKRRVELKCLELAELMEEQGYSAEEIEAKVATFRTMLLEKDEGPGEPEQKPTGTETHQLAEANERKNERLRAAFGISDSYVDGSAFDPARRAREGPPEPPEPPSAAPEESSSRSPSPKQKKKKKKKDRGRSASRSGERKKSKKKKHRSESEAKKRKHRSPSPKAKHKAKEKKRKRSTSQSQKPERSSSPAGSSSSSGSSRSRSRSRSRSRRRPRRRPPASPPRSRRP